The following are from one region of the Candidatus Zixiibacteriota bacterium genome:
- a CDS encoding S8 family serine peptidase → MLKSRLVMFFGFLITCVFILGVIPGNAVYYEGKGQSKPVLMPGRLQVQFESDVNINKLATSFDRVSFGISTLDQALEKIGAREANQIFPWRQGADAIVGDNDMSKFFEVIFSEDLDINQVMEELLQNPYVRSVDPVYALPLAGIQPDDPEFYRQWGIKKINDTTAWLYEKGSDTAKIAIVDSGVRFKHPDLESHIWVNPGEDNDNDLVVYDDSPADSNGVDDDLNGRVDDLIGYDFFSGFSGLTCWEGEDCNTPDNNPDDFNGHGTHCAGIAAAITNNAYGVAGVAGGWGGGLGAYTGPRIMCLRAGGSAVDPDFGYEAGYINTANAASAIDYAARMGADVINCSFGFPSYSDATFTAALQKADSAGAVVIHAAGNENSTTGDYYDTHTIGGKKLVVSVAWTNSDDRKNSSSNYGNWIDVCAPGTNIYSTYSDHYVSTLAYASGTSMSAPHVAGLVALIRSHDPEYPRDDIIDLIKDNCDSMPNEPLWVTGFLGFGRINAYNCLDSMATAAFSAGPTLIGEEGLTVDFTDESPYSPTSWLWDFGDGSPTSSLQNPSHTYDDYGFYTASLTVEDQFGTNTEVLKNLVMITADTIKFGSAFSSATIGNQFVIPVYMSNKFQAKNIYLPFRVRESNGNIPSYLTLDSISWVGLRTEYFEQIKKQYWDQTGKRFVVTLRSNLTGGSEYLAPDTGLILNLHFQITGSVPTNASIFIEDTTLSSYNLEIQSIINNYKPVMVPGHIEIAICDRGDANWDTMINILDVTFLINYLYKGGLPPVATYCGDANGSGNINILDATYLIAYLYTGGPPPPL, encoded by the coding sequence ATCAATAAACTGGCGACTTCATTTGATCGGGTCAGTTTCGGGATCAGTACTCTGGATCAGGCTCTGGAGAAAATTGGCGCTCGCGAGGCCAATCAGATATTTCCATGGCGGCAGGGCGCCGATGCCATTGTCGGCGATAATGACATGTCAAAATTTTTTGAGGTAATTTTCTCTGAGGATCTGGATATAAATCAGGTCATGGAGGAACTGCTTCAAAATCCTTATGTCCGTTCCGTCGACCCGGTTTATGCCCTGCCTCTGGCAGGCATCCAGCCGGATGATCCGGAGTTTTACCGCCAGTGGGGTATCAAAAAAATCAATGATACCACCGCCTGGCTGTATGAGAAGGGTTCCGATACGGCCAAGATCGCTATTGTGGATAGCGGCGTTCGCTTTAAGCACCCCGATCTTGAAAGCCATATCTGGGTAAATCCGGGTGAGGACAATGACAACGATCTGGTTGTTTATGACGACAGCCCGGCCGATTCCAATGGTGTCGACGATGATCTGAATGGCCGGGTCGACGATCTGATCGGCTATGACTTCTTCTCAGGTTTCAGCGGCCTGACCTGCTGGGAGGGAGAAGACTGCAATACTCCGGATAACAATCCCGATGATTTTAATGGACACGGCACCCACTGCGCCGGGATTGCGGCGGCCATTACTAACAATGCCTATGGCGTGGCCGGCGTTGCCGGAGGATGGGGCGGCGGCCTGGGAGCCTATACCGGACCGCGAATCATGTGTCTGCGGGCCGGAGGTTCAGCCGTTGATCCCGATTTCGGTTATGAGGCCGGCTATATCAATACCGCCAATGCCGCTTCGGCCATCGACTATGCCGCCCGTATGGGCGCCGATGTTATCAATTGCAGTTTCGGTTTCCCGAGTTATTCGGATGCCACCTTTACCGCCGCTCTCCAGAAGGCCGACAGCGCCGGGGCGGTCGTCATTCATGCCGCCGGTAATGAGAACTCGACCACGGGAGATTATTACGATACTCACACCATCGGAGGGAAAAAACTGGTGGTTTCGGTGGCCTGGACCAATTCCGATGATCGCAAAAACTCATCGTCGAATTACGGCAACTGGATTGATGTCTGTGCGCCGGGAACCAATATCTATTCGACCTATTCCGATCATTATGTATCCACCCTGGCCTACGCCAGCGGCACCTCGATGTCCGCTCCGCATGTGGCCGGTTTGGTCGCCCTGATTCGCTCCCACGATCCCGAATACCCGCGCGATGACATCATCGACCTGATTAAAGATAACTGCGACTCCATGCCCAACGAACCGCTCTGGGTTACCGGTTTTCTCGGCTTCGGCCGAATCAATGCCTACAATTGTCTCGACAGCATGGCTACCGCCGCTTTCAGCGCCGGACCGACTCTGATAGGCGAAGAGGGATTGACGGTTGATTTTACCGATGAATCACCCTATTCGCCCACTTCCTGGCTCTGGGATTTCGGCGATGGTAGCCCGACTTCATCTTTGCAGAATCCCAGCCATACCTATGATGATTATGGATTTTATACTGCCAGCCTGACTGTCGAGGATCAATTCGGAACCAATACCGAGGTTTTGAAAAACCTGGTTATGATTACCGCCGACACCATCAAGTTCGGATCGGCTTTTTCATCGGCAACCATCGGCAATCAATTTGTTATTCCGGTTTATATGAGTAATAAATTCCAGGCCAAAAACATCTATCTGCCCTTCCGGGTCCGCGAATCCAATGGTAATATCCCCAGCTACCTGACTCTTGATTCCATCTCCTGGGTTGGACTGAGAACCGAGTATTTTGAGCAGATTAAAAAACAATACTGGGATCAAACCGGAAAACGTTTTGTCGTCACCCTGAGATCCAATCTGACCGGGGGCTCGGAATATCTGGCTCCGGATACCGGCCTGATTTTAAATCTTCATTTCCAGATTACCGGCTCGGTGCCGACCAATGCCTCGATTTTTATCGAGGATACGACCTTATCCAGCTACAATCTCGAAATTCAGTCGATTATTAATAATTATAAACCGGTGATGGTTCCCGGTCATATCGAAATTGCCATCTGCGATCGCGGCGATGCCAACTGGGATACGATGATTAATATTCTCGATGTCACTTTTCTGATAAACTACCTCTATAAAGGCGGTCTGCCGCCGGTGGCGACCTATTGCGGCGATGCCAACGGCTCGGGGAATATTAATATTCTCGATGCCACTTACCTGATTGCCTATCTCTATACCGGAGGTCCGCCGCCGCCCTTATGA